Proteins encoded together in one Desulfovibrio sp. UCD-KL4C window:
- a CDS encoding DegT/DnrJ/EryC1/StrS aminotransferase family protein yields MAIPFADLKKQYCNLQQKIDTAMKQVIEKGAFINGPFAHAFEEEFALFCSAKFCIGVGNGTDALFVALKGLGIGAGDEVLVPAMTFIATGEAVTMTGAKPIFVDVDPTTGTMSVEDLLKKICPASKAVIPVHLYGHPADMNAIDSIARKKGLYVVQDAAQAHGATIDGRPLSKFGDCVCYSFYPGKNLGAYGDAGAVVTDNADLAEYIRKFANHGRKDKYDHQFEGVNSRLDGLQAAVLSVKLKYLNHWTAQRRAVAAIYERELSGLEGLILPECHSWAGHVYHLYVVRYANRSPLREFLSDNGIATGIHYPVALPFMDAYAHYHHVHADFPVAYAMQESILSLPIYAEMTKDQTMQVCKSVSVFCENRDYRD; encoded by the coding sequence ATGGCTATCCCTTTTGCAGATTTGAAAAAACAGTATTGCAACTTGCAGCAGAAAATTGATACGGCTATGAAGCAGGTAATAGAGAAAGGTGCTTTTATCAATGGCCCATTTGCACATGCATTTGAAGAAGAATTTGCCCTATTTTGCTCAGCTAAATTCTGTATAGGGGTGGGCAATGGGACAGATGCTCTTTTCGTCGCGTTGAAAGGATTAGGGATCGGAGCTGGAGATGAAGTCCTTGTTCCGGCAATGACTTTCATCGCCACAGGAGAAGCTGTGACCATGACCGGGGCAAAACCGATTTTTGTTGATGTTGATCCGACAACAGGAACTATGAGTGTAGAAGACCTGCTGAAAAAGATTTGTCCGGCCTCCAAGGCCGTAATCCCTGTACATCTTTATGGTCACCCTGCAGATATGAACGCCATTGATTCAATTGCCCGTAAAAAGGGTCTGTATGTGGTTCAGGACGCAGCTCAGGCTCACGGTGCAACTATTGACGGGCGTCCACTTTCAAAATTCGGGGATTGTGTCTGCTACAGTTTTTATCCCGGGAAAAATCTAGGAGCTTACGGAGATGCCGGGGCAGTTGTAACCGACAATGCAGATTTGGCCGAATACATTCGTAAGTTCGCCAATCATGGACGTAAAGATAAATACGATCATCAGTTCGAAGGGGTGAATTCCCGTCTGGACGGCCTGCAAGCGGCTGTCCTTTCCGTTAAACTCAAATACCTGAATCACTGGACAGCGCAACGTCGCGCTGTTGCCGCAATATATGAACGTGAATTAAGTGGACTCGAAGGACTTATCCTGCCCGAATGCCATAGCTGGGCAGGGCATGTATACCATCTGTACGTGGTGCGCTACGCTAACCGTTCCCCTTTACGAGAGTTCCTTTCTGACAACGGAATTGCAACAGGGATCCATTACCCTGTGGCTCTCCCGTTTATGGACGCATACGCTCATTACCATCATGTTCACGCTGATTTTCCTGTTGCTTACGCAATGCAGGAATCAATTTTATCCCTGCCCATATATGCGGAAATGACTAAAGATCAGACCATGCAGGTATGCAAATCAGTAAGTGTTTTTTGTGAAAATCGGGATTATAGGGACTAA